One Papaver somniferum cultivar HN1 chromosome 10, ASM357369v1, whole genome shotgun sequence genomic window carries:
- the LOC113318500 gene encoding sulfite exporter TauE/SafE family protein 3-like codes for MGEVRSRWQRFSSIAGVVTFVILLVSAFVSAERSLKDEQPRKIIETGDETESDYLLKVVNFLWKADGSGYQHVWPAMKFGWQIVVGTFVGFFGAAFGSVGGVGGGGIFVPMLTLIIGFDAKSSTAISKCMIMGAAGSTVYYNLKLRHPTLDMPVIDYNLALLVQPMLMLGISLGVAFNVVFADWMVTVLLIILFIGTSTKAFLKGVETWKKETILKKEAVKRLESNGNGNDSVEYKPLPSGPNGAEKQSNESGDAEVPILQNVQWEELGLLCFVWVAFLAIQIIKNNTANCSMAYWGLNFLQIPVSVGVTAYEATCLYKGTKKIASKGDDGSNLKVSQLIMYCSFGVLAGMVGGLLGLGGGFILGPLFLELGIPPQVSSATATFAMTFSSSMSVVEYYLLNRFPVPYAAYFVAVATIAALVGQHVVRRMIIILGRASLIIFILAFTIFVSAISLGGVGIVNMIGKIQRHEYMGFDNLCKVG; via the exons ATGGGTGAAGTTAGGTCAAGATGGCAAAGGTTTAGTTCAATAGCAGGTGTTGTAACATTTGTGATTCTTTTAGTATCAGCTTTTGTATCAGCTGAGAGAAGTTTGAAAGATGAACAACCTAGAAAGATTATTGAAACTGGTGATGAAACTGAATCAGATTATTTACTTAAAGTTGTTAATTTCTTATGGAAAGCTGATGGATCAGGTTATCAACATGTTTGGCCT GCAATGAAATTTGGTTGGCAAATAGTAGTGGGTACATTTGTTGGATTCTTTGGAGCTGCATTTGGAAGTGTAggaggagttggtggtggtggaatttTTGTTCCTATGCTTACTCTTATCATTGGGTTTGATGCTAAATCGTCTACTGCAATCTCTAAAT GTATGATCATGGGTGCAGCTGGGTCAACTGTCTACTACAATCTTAAGCTAAGACATCCCACACTAGATATGCCTGTTATTGATTACAACTTGGCACTTCTCGTCCAACCCATGCTTATGCTTGGAATCAGTCTTGGAGTTGCTTTCAATGTAGTGTTTGCTGACTGGATGGTTACTGTTCTCCTAATTATTCTTTTCATAG GTACATCCACCAAGGCATTTCTTAAGGGTGTAGAAACATGGAAAAAGGAAACCATACTAAAGAAG GAGGCTGTTAAGCGCTTGGAATCAAATG GCAATGGCAACGATTCAGTTGAATACAAGCCTCTACCAAGTGGCCCAAATGGCGCTGAAAAGCAGTCAAATGAATCTGGAGATGCAGAG GTCCCTATTCTTCAGAATGTCCAATGGGAGGAACTTGGCCTTCTATGCTTTGTCTGGGTTGCATTCCTTGCTATTCAGATTATTAAG AATAATACAGCAAATTGTTCAATGGCATACTGGGGTTTGAACTTTTTGCAG ATTCCTGTTTCTGTTGGAGTGACTGCGTATGAGGCAACCTGCCTTTACAAGGGGACTAAAAAGATTGCCTCTAAGGGAGATGATGGCTCAAACCTTAAAGTGAGTCAGCTAATTATGTATTGTTCATTCGGCGTACTAGCTGGAATGGTTGGTGGACTGCTAGGTCTCGGTGGAGGATTTATTTTAGGTCCTCTATTCTTGGAGCTTGGTATCCCCCCTCAG GTTTCAAGTGCCACAGCCACTTTTGCCATGACATTCTCCTCATCCATGTCTGTTGTAGAATATTACCTTCTTAACCGTTTCCCAGTCCCTTATG CTGCATACTTTGTAGCCGTTGCTACTATTGCTGCCCTTGTTGGGCAACATGTAGTAAGAAGGATGATCATTATTTTAGGAAGAGCATCTCTCATTATATTCATTCTTGCCTTCACGATCTTTGTGAGCGCAATCTCACTAG GTGGAGTTGGAATAGTAAACATGATTGGAAAGATCCAACGACATGAGTACATGGGATTCGATAACTTGTGCAAAGTTGGTTAA